Part of the Cellulomonas taurus genome, TCCCCGGAGGAGAACCGGTCGGCGCCGGCGAAGCTGACCACGAACTTGAAGCCGGTCACCCGGGCCGCCTGCGCCGCGGGGACGCTGCCGGTCAACGGGGCGCTGGTCCAGGTGCCCGGCACCGGGTCGAACGCGCTGCTGGCGGCCACGCCACCCGCGCGGTACTGCGCGGTGGTGGTGTAGACCTCGAGCTTCGCACCGGCGGGCAGCCCGGCCATGGACACCAGTGCGGGCAGGTTGCCGTCCCACACCGGTCGCCACTGGCTGTCCCGGGAACCGGCGGAGGCCATCGCCGGGTAGTCACCGACGGCGGGCAGCATGTCGACCAGCTCCAGCTTGTCGGTGGACACGCTGGCCCGGCTGGTGACCTGCACCTGCCAGTCGGTGACCGACCCGGAGCTGCTCACCACCGAGCACGGGTAGCGGAACCAGGTCGCATCCGCTCCGGTGCCGCGCGGAGCACAGGCGCCGCTGGTCCCGGGCTTCGCGGCCGTGGTGCGCACGGCACCGGCGCCGGTGCGGCTGTCCCGCACCCACTCCTCCGAGACGTACACGTTCGCGCCGCCGATGGTCAGCGACCCGGCGGTGACCACGCAGCCCTGGGCGAGGGCGTCGTAGCTCCCCGGCGCGCAGGTGGTCCCGCCGTCGGCCCCGGTCGAGGTGGCCACCACCGGGCGACTGGCCGAGGCGGCGGAGGCGGTGTTGACGATGGTCACCGACGACAGGTCCTGGGCCAGGCGCACCCAGAGCAGGATCTCCACGGTGGCACCGGGTACCAGGCGCTCATCGGCACCGAAGGCGAAGGTGATCGTCGAGTCGTCGGCGGTCACGGTCGGAGCGCCGAGGCCCTGCACGCTCCACGGCTGCTGCCCGGCCGGTGCGTCGCCGAACAGCAGCGAACCGTCCTCGGGCAGCCGGTCGGTGACCACCAGCCCGGTCAGGTCGGCTGCCCCGGACCCGGATGCGGTGTTCGTCACCGCGAGCCGGTACTGCACGAAGTCACCCGGCTTGCGGGCGGCCGGGTTCAGTTCGGCCTTCTGCACCCGCACGGTGGCGGCACCGGCATGCACCGTCACCGCCAGTTCGGCGGAGTCGGTCGCCACCGAGGCGAGGCCGTCCCGGATCGCCTGGGCGGCGATCCGGTTCGTGATCGCACCCCGGACCGTCTCGCCCGGGTTGCTGCTCAGCTCGGCCCGGTCCTGGTAGCGCCAGCCGTTCGCGCCGACGGCGCTCGGCAGTCCACCGGTGCGCAGTTCCTCGCGCAGCGAGCCGGTCATGGTCAGCTCGCCGTAGCCCTGTCCCGGCGCGGTGATCCGCTGGGCGTCGGTGCTGACGAACCGGACCCGCACGCCGATGACCTGCTCCGCGGTGGCACCGTGGCTCGCGGCGATCGCGTCCAGGTCCCAGGCGGTGCCCGGCGTGCCGGTGGCCCAGCTGTGCCACACCTGCTCACCGGCGTAGGCGCCGGTGGTGTCGATGTCGAGGTCGGCACCGGCCAGCAGCACCTCCAGCCGCGCCTCCTCCGCACCGGTGGGCAACCGGTCGACCGTGATCCGGTGCGCCGCCACGGCGTTGAAGAACCGCGGGTCGGCGTCGGTGACGAGCAGTTCGTCCGCCTCGGTGCGACCGAAGTTCTGCACCGACAGCACCGTGGTGATGGTGGGCGTCGTGGCGTCACGCTGGACGTCCACCGTCGGCACCTCCAGCGCGGGCACCGCCAGCACCTCGGGGTCCTGCACGGTGACCGAGGCGGTCCGGGTGGAGCTCACGATCTGCGGCAGGCAGCTGCTGGGCGAGCCGGTCTCCGGAGCGACGCAGACCCGCGCGTCCCAGAGCGTGGTGCGCACGGTGTTGTCGATCCGCAGCCCCGCGACCGTGTCGGCACCGGTCACCCGGTTCTCGGCCAGCAGTCGGGTGTCCAGCACCATGGTGGCGCGCTGCCCGGCGGCGATCCGGCCGGTGTACGTCAGCTGGATGCCGACCACGTCCGTGAGCTGTGCCGCCGTCAACGCCTTGGCGGCGGTGCTGGTGATCGCGGGGTCGGCGCTGATCGTGCCGTCACCCGCCACCCGGTAGAGCACCACGTCCAGCCGGGTGGACCCGGAGATGCTGTCCGAGAGACTGCTGATCTTGGTGATCGAGAACTGCGCGAACGGCGAGTTCGCCGTCAGCGTGGGTGCACTGTCGATCCCGGCCGGCTCGGTCAGCTGGAAGGTGTCGACCCGGGTGGTGGCGGTGCTCGTCCCGGAGACGGTCAGGGTCGCGGTCGGCCACTGATCGGCGGCGGCGGCCTGGCCCTCGACCGGCAGCGCCAGCTGGTCCAGGTCGGTGCTCGGCTTGAGGGGGTCGCCGTTGGAGGAGCGCAGCCAGGTCTTGGCGGCGGTCACGCCCACCGAGGCGGCCGTGACCTGGTAGGTCCATCCGGAGCTGTTCACCGGGCCACCGAGGTCACCGCCGGAGCCGGTCACCCGGCCGGAGTTGGCGATCCTCCCGGGGTTTCCGGTGTTGGTCACGAAGGCGTTGTTGATCGGGGCGTTGTTCGCCCGCGAGGTGTCCCGCAGGGTGAAGGCCAGTTGGATCTGCCGGGTCGGGCCGTCGACCGCGGCCACCGCGTCCGCGCTCGCGCCGGTGGTCAGGTCCGGGATCAGCGCCTGACGCCAATCGTCCGCGGCGACGGCGGTGGTCCGCTCCGCGGCGCTGCGCGGGGCGTAGCTCAGCTGGATGCCGCCGATCCGCGCCTGCACACCGGCCGAGATGCTGGTGATCCCCGGGAACGACCCGACGTACGGGAAGGCACCGTTGACGTTCGTGCCACCGAACCGCAGATCCGTGCGGTTCCCGGAACGCGCCACCCACGCGGAGCCGTTCCACTGCTGGTCCTTGAGCGAGATCCAGTCGGCGCGCACGGTGTCGAACACCCGCACGTCGGTCACCTGGTCGAAGGCGAGGTACGGGTCGTAGGCGGACCCGGTCTCGGCGGCCGGGCCGGAGGTGATCGGCCGCACCGAGGTCAGGTTGAAGCTGTCCCAGAAGCTCTGGCTGCTGCCGGTGCTCGGAGTCGGGTTGGCGGCGGTGAGGCCGTTCGCGTCGGTGACGGTGATCGCGGTGTGCCGCTCGCCGTCCGTGCCCCAGGTCAGCGTGGCCAGGGTGGTCGCGCCGCTGCCCTCGATGCCGGAGGTGGAGCTCAGGCCCTTCACCAGGGCGTGGTGACCGTCGGTCCCGGGGTCGACGGCGGTGACGGTGTCGGTGACCCGGGTGACCGGGCTGGTGACCACGTTGCCCTCGATCGTGGCCGAGGAGGTCACCTCCGCGACGTTGGTGACCGAGGTGGTGGCGTTCCAGGTCTGGCCGTTCAGCACGGCGCCGCGCACCTGGAAGGTGACCAGGACGCGGAACACGGTGCCGTCCGGGAAGGTGTCGTCGGCCGGGGCGTGCGACACCAGCCGCATCCCGCGCCAGGTGTCGCTGCCGCTCAGCGCCGACAGCGACCCGGCGTAGGTCTGCCAGACCGGCGCGCCGGTGGTGTTGGTGTAGAACTCGACCCCGGTGCCGGAGGGCGCCTCGACCGACTGCGGCAGGAAGACGTTCCACCAGGCGGCGCCCGCGTTGGAGTTCAGTCGTGCCGAGTCCTCGATGGTGAGCGTGTCCGGCAGGTGCTCACTGGCGCCGTGCCGGGAGACGGCCTCCAGCACGGCGGTCACGGAGCCGCCGACCGTCGAGACGTAGGGCTCGACGACGGTCTTGGTGCCGTTCACCGCGACGGTGGGCACCGCGACCGCGATCTGCGCGGCGGTGACCGGGCGGTTGCCGCTCTGCGCGGTGCGCGGGGTGACGGCGGAGGTGGACGAGCCGAGGGCGGCGACCGCGGTGGTGTGCGCGGCGTAGGTCGTCGCCGCCGCGGCGGTCGCGGCGCGCAGCAGCACCGGCACCGTGACCGTGGCACCCATCGGCACCGCCGACCCGGTGCCCCGCACGACGGCGGTGTAGCCGGTGACCTGCGACCAGGACCCCAGCCCGAAGGCCGCCGGGTCGGTCGGAGCCACCGGACTCGCGGCGTTCAGGGTCACGGAGCCGCCGACCCCGTCGGCGGTGAGCACCGTGAGCACCAGGTCCGCGGCACCGGTCAGCCCGGTGACCTGCAGTCCGGTGCCGTCGGCGACCGCACCGGAGCGCCCGGCACCGAAGCCGGCGAAGGTCAGCCCGGCACCGAACACCCGGGTGTCCACCGCGGGCAGGTCGGGGTCGAGCAGCGTGTTGGTCGCGGTGACCTGCGCGGCGCTGGACGGGACGGTCAGGGTCAGCTGCTCGACGGCGCGGCGCGACCAGTTGGTGCCGACCGAGGTCAGGCGGACGTAGCCACCGCCGTAGACGGTGCCCGGGTTGACCCCGGCGAGGGCGGTGGTCGACCCGGCGTAGGGCCGCGGGTCGTACACCCGGAAGCCCTTGCTGTCGGAGCTGCTCGCGGTGCCGGTTCCGCGGAGGGCCACGGAGGTCGCGGCACCGGTGACGGTGAGCGTGTTCAGGTCCGAGGCGGTGTCGAAGGCGGCGGCCGGAGCGTTCGTCACGTAGTCCACCGGGGCGCTGTTCCGGGCGACCGGGGTGGAGTTGGTGCTCAGGTGCTCGCGGACGCCGATGCTGAGCGTCGATGCGGCTCCGGTGGCGATCCGGCTGCCGGTGTAGACCACCTGCAACCCGGTGAGGGTGCCGCGCACCTGCGGGGTCAGCCCGGCGAGCAGATCGGTGCCACCGGTGGTGACGGTGCCGAGGTCGACCTTCACCGGTGCGGAGCTGCCGGAACCGTTCCAGGTCCAGCCGGACACGGTCGCGGAGGTCGCACCGGTCGGCCACCCGGTGATGGTCGCCGAGGTGAGGTCGAGCAGCATGCCCGCGGTGCCTGCGGCAGGACGGGTGGACGGGTCGGCGCCGCCCCAGTTCACGGTGAACTGGTCGGCGGGGTCGCCGCTCAGGGTGCTGGTGACGGTCGCGGTGTTGGTCGGCGAGTCGACCTGGTCGTCCACCCCGGACAGGAAGCTGCTGCGGGCCCACGCCACCGCGGTGGTGGTCGCCAGGTTGACCGGGAACTCACCGTTCACCCGGATGCGCGAGGGCTGCCCGGTGCCCGCCGCCGAGGACGGGAGGACCACGGCGGTGCCCTGCTGGCTGCCGCCGCCCAGCGGCGCGATCAGGGTGCTGTCGAACTTGAGCGTGCCGATGGTGCCGGCGGTCAGGCCGACCTCGCCGTCACCGACCGGCAGGGTGAAGGTCACCCGGAACGCCGCGGCCGTGTCGTACCCCGCGGCGGGCTGGGTGGCCTGAGCGTCCGCCCAGTAGGTGATCGTCGGCGGCACGTCCAGGCCGTCCACTACCACCGGCGAGCTGAGCTTCAGCGCCGCCAGGCTCACCGTGACCGCCGCGTCGACGCAGTGCTCGGTGTCGCTGGCGCACCGGTAGGTGAACGACGAACTGACGGTGTTGCTCGCCGGGCTGGCGGCAAATGCCTCGTCGGTCAGATACGTCGGGTCGGCGGCAGGCTGCTGCGCGAGCCGGGTGGCGCCGGAGGTGACCGAGAATCCGGTGGTCTCCAGCGTCGGGTCGGCGGCGACCGCGGGGGTCGCGAGCAGCAGGGTGCCCAGCAGCGCGAGCACAGCGGTGATCGCGGCCGAGCCGCGCAGGTGATGCAGGGGGGTCATGTCCGTCCGAGCAGTCGTACGAGCGCACCGGGGTGCGGGAACGACTGGTTCTCGGCAGCTTCCTGACCGGACATGAATCCGGTATGCGGGTGAATCTCCGGTATGACCGATTTACCCGCTAAGGGGTGGGGTGGTATCACCCAGAGGTGTCACCCGGGCGCCCGATGGTCCCCCAGGTGGCCCAGCCGGAGCTGATACCGGCCGTTCAGACCCCGGCGGGCGGGGCCACGACGTCGCGGCCCGGCCGGCAGGGAGTCAGGCCGGCTCAGTCCAGGCTGGCGAGCGGGACGCCGCGGGCACCCAGCTCGGCGGCTCCCCCGTCGACGGCGGTCAGCACGAACAGCCCGTCCGGCAGCAGCGCGACGCTGTGCTCCCAGTGCGCGGCACGGGAACGGTCGGCGGTGATCACCGTCCACTCGTCGGCGAGCGTCTCGGTGGCGATGGTGCCCCGGGTGATCATCGGTTCGATGGCGAGGCACATGCCGGGCTTGAGCCGGGTCAACCGCTCCCGCACCCGGTAGTTGAGCACGTCCGGGGGCAGGTGCATCTGGCTGCCGATCCCGTGCCCGACGTACTCCTCGACGATGCCGTAACCGACACCGGAACCGTCCACGGCGTCCTCGACCGCCTCCCCGACCACGTTCAGCCGGTCGGCCAGGCCGTCGCCCGCCCACAGCGCGGCGATGCCGTCCCACATCGCCTTCTCGGTGACGGCACTCAGGGCGACATCCGCCGGGTCGGCATCGTCGAGCACCAGGGACAGCGCTGAGTCACCGTGCCACCCCTCGACGATCGCGCCGCAGTCGATCGACACCAGATCCCCGGCCTCCAGCACGCGAGACCCGGGGATGCCGTGCACGACCTCCTCGTTCACCGAGGTGCAGATCGTGGCCGGGTAGTCGTAGTACCCGAGGAACGACGGCGTGGCACCGGCCGCGGCGATCACCTCGGCGGCGGCGGCGTCCAGGTCACCGGTGGTCACCCCCGGCTTCGCCGCCGCGCGCGCGGCGGCGAGGGCATCGGCCACGACGAGTCCGGCCCGCCGCATCAGACGGATCTGATCCAGCGTCCTGAGCTCGATCTTGTCACGGCCGAATGCCATGTCGTCAGCCCAATCGGGGTTCGATCGCGGCCAGCAGCCGCTCGGTCACCTGGTCGACCTCGCCGAGGCCGTCGACCTGCACCAGCAGGCCACGGGCCGCGTAGAGACCGGAGATCGGTGCCGTCTCCTCGGCGTAGACGTCCAGCCGACGGCGGATCACCGGCTCGGTGTCGTCCTCACGGCCCTCGATCTCCGCACGCTTCAGCAGCCGCGGAACCACGACCTCGGGGTCGACCGTGATCTCCAGCGCGACGTCGAGGGTCACCCCGGCCTCGGTCAGCGTGGCGTCCAGCGCCGACACCTGAGCGGTGTTGCGCGGGTAGCCGTCCAGCAGGAAGCCGTTCACGGCATCCGGCTCGGCCAGCCGGTCGCGCACCATCGAGTCGGTGACCTCGTCCGGGACCAGCTCACCGCGGGAGCTGTACTCCTGCGCGAGCTTGCCCAGCTCGGTGCCGCCCTTGATGTTGGCGCGGAAGATGTCGCCGGTGGAGATGGCCGGGACGCGCAGCCGCTCGGCGAGCTTGGCGGCCTGGGTGCCCTTCCCGGCACCCGGCGCACCCAGGAGGATCAGACGTGCACCCATCAGCGGAGGAACCCTTCGTAGTGACGCTGCTGCAGCTGCGACTCGATCTGCTTGACGGTCTCCAGACCGACACCGACGACGATCAGCACCGACGACCCGCCGAACGGGATCGAGGTCCCGACGCCGAGCACGATGAACGCGATGGTCGGGATCAGGGCGACCAGGGCGAGGTAGATCGACCCCGGCGCGGTGATCCGGGTGATCACGTAGTCCAGGTACTCGGCGGTCGGCCGACCGGCGCGAATACCCGGGATGAAGCCGCCGTACTTCTTCATGTTGTCGGCGACCTCGTCCGGGTTGAACGTGATCGCGGTGTAGAAGTAGCAGAAGAAGATGATCAGGAGGACGTACAGCCCGATGTGCAACGGCGCACCCGGGTTCGCCAGGTGGGCGGCGATCCACTGCTTCCAGCCGGCGGTCTGGTCCCCGAACCCGGCGAGCAGCGACGGCACCTGCAGCAGGGACGACGCGAAGATCACCGGGATCACACCGGCCATGTTGATCTTGATCGGGATGTAGGTGCTGGACCCGCCGTAGGTGCGGCGACCCACCATCCGCTTGGCGTACTGCACCGGGACCCGGCGCTGCGACTGCTCGACGAAGACCACCAGGGCGATCACCAGGATGATGATGACCAGGATGATCGCGAAGGCGCCGATGCCACCGGAACCACCGGCGATCGACCACATGGCGCTCGGGAAGGACGCGGCGATCGAGGTGAAGATCAGCAGCGACATGCCGTTGCCGACACCGCGCTCGGTGATCAGCTCACCCAGCCACATGATCAGGCCGGTACCGGCGGTCATGGTGAGGATCATCAGACCGGTGGTCACGATCGACCCGTCCGGGATCACGTCGACCGAACAGCCGGTGAACAGCTGACCGTTGCGCGCGGTGATGATGACGGTGGTCGACTGCAGCACCGCCAGACCGATGGTCAGGTACCGGGTGTACTGGGTCAGCTTCGCGGTGCCGGACTGGCCCTCCTTGTGCAGGGCCTCGAACCGCGGGATGACCACCCGGAGCAGCTGGATGATGATGCTCGCGGTGATGTACGGCATGATCCCCAGCGCGAACACCGACAGCTGGAGCAGTGCACCACCGCTGAACAGGTTCACCAGGCCCAGGACACCGCTGTCCGAGCCCGACTGCTCGATGCAGACCTGCACGTTGGAGTACGAGACCCCCGGGGTGGGCAGGAACGAACCGGCCCGGAACACGACCATGATGCCGATCGTGAACAGCAGCTTGCGCCGCAGATCGGGGGTCCTGAAGGCCCGCACGAATGCGCCTAGCACCTGTCCTCCTGCTTCCGCCGACCGGCGGGTTGTGTGTGGTCCAGCTCTGTTCCGGGCACAGCTCGGCTCAGAGCACTGTGGGGAACCCTAACCGACAACCCACCGCCCACGGGTACACCGCCGCGAATTGAGTGGTCGCTGGGTGGAGACAGCAACAGGGCCGGTGGGTATCCCCACCGGCCCTGTTGTCCGACTCAGTCCTGCTGCGCGACGCTGCCGCCGGCGGCCAGGATCTTGTCCTTGGCCGAACCGGACAGCGCGTCCACCGCCACGGAGAGCTTCACGGTGAGCTCACCGGCACCGAGCACCTTGACCGGCTGGCCCTTGCGGACCGCGCCCTTGGCCACCAGGTCCTCGACGGTGACCTCGCCACCCTCGGGGTACAGCGACGCGAGCTTCTCCAGGTTCACGACCTGGTACTCGACCCGGAACGGGTTCTTGAAGCCGCGGAGCTTGGGCAGCCGCATGTGCAGCGGCATCTGCCCACCCTCGAAGCGCTCCGGCACCTGGTACCGGGCCTTGGTGCCCTTGGTACCACGACCGGCGGTCTTACCCTTCGACGCCTCACCACGACCCACACGGGTCTTGGCGGTCTTGGCGCCCGGGGCGGGACGGAGGTGGTGGACCTTGAGGGTGCCGCCGGCACCTTCGGTGGTCTTGGCCTCGTCCTTGGGCGCAGCGGCCTTGGCGGCCGCCGGCTTCTTGGCAGCCGGCTTCTTGGCGGCGGGCTTCTCGGCAGCAGCCGCAGTGGCCGTCGCCTTCGCCTTGGTCGCCTTCGGAGCCTTGGCCGGGGTCTCCTCCGGAGTGGTCTCGGCAGCCTTCTTCTCAGCCATCGTCACTCCACCTCCTCGACCGCGACCAGGTGCGTCACCGTGTTGACCATGCCGCGGATCTCGGGACGGTCCTCCTTGACGACGACGTCGCCGATCCGCTTCAGGCCCAGGGTGCGCAGCGTGTCGCGCTGGTTCTGCTTACCGCCGATGGCGGACTTGGTCTGGGTCACCTTGAGGCGGGCCATCACGCACCCACCTTCTCGGTCTTCTCCGGACGACCAGCGGCCTGCGACCGCAGGAGCGCCGCCGGAGCGAC contains:
- a CDS encoding adenylate kinase, with translation MGARLILLGAPGAGKGTQAAKLAERLRVPAISTGDIFRANIKGGTELGKLAQEYSSRGELVPDEVTDSMVRDRLAEPDAVNGFLLDGYPRNTAQVSALDATLTEAGVTLDVALEITVDPEVVVPRLLKRAEIEGREDDTEPVIRRRLDVYAEETAPISGLYAARGLLVQVDGLGEVDQVTERLLAAIEPRLG
- the rpmD gene encoding 50S ribosomal protein L30, yielding MARLKVTQTKSAIGGKQNQRDTLRTLGLKRIGDVVVKEDRPEIRGMVNTVTHLVAVEEVE
- the rplO gene encoding 50S ribosomal protein L15, producing the protein MAEKKAAETTPEETPAKAPKATKAKATATAAAAEKPAAKKPAAKKPAAAKAAAPKDEAKTTEGAGGTLKVHHLRPAPGAKTAKTRVGRGEASKGKTAGRGTKGTKARYQVPERFEGGQMPLHMRLPKLRGFKNPFRVEYQVVNLEKLASLYPEGGEVTVEDLVAKGAVRKGQPVKVLGAGELTVKLSVAVDALSGSAKDKILAAGGSVAQQD
- the secY gene encoding preprotein translocase subunit SecY — encoded protein: MLGAFVRAFRTPDLRRKLLFTIGIMVVFRAGSFLPTPGVSYSNVQVCIEQSGSDSGVLGLVNLFSGGALLQLSVFALGIMPYITASIIIQLLRVVIPRFEALHKEGQSGTAKLTQYTRYLTIGLAVLQSTTVIITARNGQLFTGCSVDVIPDGSIVTTGLMILTMTAGTGLIMWLGELITERGVGNGMSLLIFTSIAASFPSAMWSIAGGSGGIGAFAIILVIIILVIALVVFVEQSQRRVPVQYAKRMVGRRTYGGSSTYIPIKINMAGVIPVIFASSLLQVPSLLAGFGDQTAGWKQWIAAHLANPGAPLHIGLYVLLIIFFCYFYTAITFNPDEVADNMKKYGGFIPGIRAGRPTAEYLDYVITRITAPGSIYLALVALIPTIAFIVLGVGTSIPFGGSSVLIVVGVGLETVKQIESQLQQRHYEGFLR
- a CDS encoding SdrD B-like domain-containing protein, which produces MTPLHHLRGSAAITAVLALLGTLLLATPAVAADPTLETTGFSVTSGATRLAQQPAADPTYLTDEAFAASPASNTVSSSFTYRCASDTEHCVDAAVTVSLAALKLSSPVVVDGLDVPPTITYWADAQATQPAAGYDTAAAFRVTFTLPVGDGEVGLTAGTIGTLKFDSTLIAPLGGGSQQGTAVVLPSSAAGTGQPSRIRVNGEFPVNLATTTAVAWARSSFLSGVDDQVDSPTNTATVTSTLSGDPADQFTVNWGGADPSTRPAAGTAGMLLDLTSATITGWPTGATSATVSGWTWNGSGSSAPVKVDLGTVTTGGTDLLAGLTPQVRGTLTGLQVVYTGSRIATGAASTLSIGVREHLSTNSTPVARNSAPVDYVTNAPAAAFDTASDLNTLTVTGAATSVALRGTGTASSSDSKGFRVYDPRPYAGSTTALAGVNPGTVYGGGYVRLTSVGTNWSRRAVEQLTLTVPSSAAQVTATNTLLDPDLPAVDTRVFGAGLTFAGFGAGRSGAVADGTGLQVTGLTGAADLVLTVLTADGVGGSVTLNAASPVAPTDPAAFGLGSWSQVTGYTAVVRGTGSAVPMGATVTVPVLLRAATAAAATTYAAHTTAVAALGSSTSAVTPRTAQSGNRPVTAAQIAVAVPTVAVNGTKTVVEPYVSTVGGSVTAVLEAVSRHGASEHLPDTLTIEDSARLNSNAGAAWWNVFLPQSVEAPSGTGVEFYTNTTGAPVWQTYAGSLSALSGSDTWRGMRLVSHAPADDTFPDGTVFRVLVTFQVRGAVLNGQTWNATTSVTNVAEVTSSATIEGNVVTSPVTRVTDTVTAVDPGTDGHHALVKGLSSTSGIEGSGATTLATLTWGTDGERHTAITVTDANGLTAANPTPSTGSSQSFWDSFNLTSVRPITSGPAAETGSAYDPYLAFDQVTDVRVFDTVRADWISLKDQQWNGSAWVARSGNRTDLRFGGTNVNGAFPYVGSFPGITSISAGVQARIGGIQLSYAPRSAAERTTAVAADDWRQALIPDLTTGASADAVAAVDGPTRQIQLAFTLRDTSRANNAPINNAFVTNTGNPGRIANSGRVTGSGGDLGGPVNSSGWTYQVTAASVGVTAAKTWLRSSNGDPLKPSTDLDQLALPVEGQAAAADQWPTATLTVSGTSTATTRVDTFQLTEPAGIDSAPTLTANSPFAQFSITKISSLSDSISGSTRLDVVLYRVAGDGTISADPAITSTAAKALTAAQLTDVVGIQLTYTGRIAAGQRATMVLDTRLLAENRVTGADTVAGLRIDNTVRTTLWDARVCVAPETGSPSSCLPQIVSSTRTASVTVQDPEVLAVPALEVPTVDVQRDATTPTITTVLSVQNFGRTEADELLVTDADPRFFNAVAAHRITVDRLPTGAEEARLEVLLAGADLDIDTTGAYAGEQVWHSWATGTPGTAWDLDAIAASHGATAEQVIGVRVRFVSTDAQRITAPGQGYGELTMTGSLREELRTGGLPSAVGANGWRYQDRAELSSNPGETVRGAITNRIAAQAIRDGLASVATDSAELAVTVHAGAATVRVQKAELNPAARKPGDFVQYRLAVTNTASGSGAADLTGLVVTDRLPEDGSLLFGDAPAGQQPWSVQGLGAPTVTADDSTITFAFGADERLVPGATVEILLWVRLAQDLSSVTIVNTASAASASRPVVATSTGADGGTTCAPGSYDALAQGCVVTAGSLTIGGANVYVSEEWVRDSRTGAGAVRTTAAKPGTSGACAPRGTGADATWFRYPCSVVSSSGSVTDWQVQVTSRASVSTDKLELVDMLPAVGDYPAMASAGSRDSQWRPVWDGNLPALVSMAGLPAGAKLEVYTTTAQYRAGGVAASSAFDPVPGTWTSAPLTGSVPAAQAARVTGFKFVVSFAGADRFSSGESVRVGWSMRTPLTGATVATDTWNSFAFRVPADAAVGRPNDVTSVPLKAGARFAVAADQVGASSFAVGDRVWLDIDRDGIQDAGEPGVPGATVDLYAGSGAGATWAAEAASDANGEWLIDGLPAGSYQVRITLPADAAARYVFTAVDRGSDDAVDSDAVPDGEGDTALISSVELTDGAPNVSAGSAAWRAAHPGVTAALVDLTRDAGVQHRLLAVGDRVWFDTNRDGRQGPGEEGVDGAAVRLLSADGDVLADTTTDPDGFYRFTALDPGDYRVEVELPPTLATRWTFTATGVGETSGDSDATAVTAAVGRTGVFTLTAGSPLVTVSSLAGQPGWSGVTDADYADPTRDIGLAERPVRVGDRVWVDLNADGVQGDGEPGLAGVRLELTDAAGDPVLDLDGDPVPPVVSDADGGYLFDNLLPGQYQVRVTQGPDGYVPTQDGQGTAETDSSTGVATSRVLRGGEIDPSLDFGFRPLWAIGDRVWLDSDRDGAQDPGEPAFAGVTVRVLADDGTEVASVVTDVDGLWHADLLEPGDYTVEFELSAADAARYTWTTVHAAARADDDSDAAAVTPTLARATVTVGPDAPGMRLARSDDGVVASRIDSTWDAGLVEIPVAVGDRVWFDRNGDGVQDADEPGIAGAVLVLRTPDGREVNDADGTPVGPVTTDADGTYRFGNLLPGAYVVSVDRVASGQALAGHRPTLAEVGSDRGADSSTDDAASATLIGGQQDLTLDFGWVLADDVQLALRKSVAGRTLDSVTWELTVASVGTQDAYAGFTVVDTLPSGLRYTSASGDGFDCTVDGQVVTCDHPGALAAGETATVRIVTALTDSRASVRNTATVITGDHEYPFPVDPDDNGSWSDPVSLPVDDPAPSGAPVAGSAPAVPDAASGLLAITGSAPAGVIGGALVLTVAGLVLVLLRRRRPEHRTRHGR
- the map gene encoding type I methionyl aminopeptidase, whose translation is MAFGRDKIELRTLDQIRLMRRAGLVVADALAAARAAAKPGVTTGDLDAAAAEVIAAAGATPSFLGYYDYPATICTSVNEEVVHGIPGSRVLEAGDLVSIDCGAIVEGWHGDSALSLVLDDADPADVALSAVTEKAMWDGIAALWAGDGLADRLNVVGEAVEDAVDGSGVGYGIVEEYVGHGIGSQMHLPPDVLNYRVRERLTRLKPGMCLAIEPMITRGTIATETLADEWTVITADRSRAAHWEHSVALLPDGLFVLTAVDGGAAELGARGVPLASLD